From Rhodococcus antarcticus, the proteins below share one genomic window:
- a CDS encoding DUF2537 domain-containing protein: protein MTVVLRVGAGVEGLGAVSPELHDWEIVSRAVGGEPGQARAIVVRRAGQLARGLAAERGEAVHVVDGSSVRVVHPPEPTPWGTGSVLAAASAAVVLVALLVLTRGVAVLSGVLALVANILVVGGLAPSAWLARDRPVWRWVALGAAAGTVAAWFWLLLTALT, encoded by the coding sequence GTGACGGTCGTCCTGCGGGTCGGCGCCGGGGTGGAGGGCCTCGGCGCCGTGAGCCCCGAGCTGCACGACTGGGAGATCGTCAGCAGGGCCGTGGGGGGTGAGCCGGGCCAGGCGCGGGCGATCGTGGTCCGCCGGGCCGGGCAGCTGGCGCGCGGGCTGGCGGCCGAGCGGGGCGAGGCCGTGCACGTGGTGGACGGGTCGAGCGTGCGGGTGGTGCACCCGCCCGAGCCGACGCCGTGGGGGACGGGGTCGGTGCTGGCCGCGGCGAGCGCAGCGGTGGTGCTGGTCGCGCTGCTGGTGCTGACCCGGGGCGTGGCCGTGCTGAGCGGGGTGCTGGCCCTGGTGGCGAACATCCTCGTGGTGGGCGGCCTGGCGCCGTCGGCGTGGCTCGCCCGTGACCGGCCGGTGTGGCGGTGGGTGGCCCTGGGCGCTGCCGCGGGCACGGTCGCGGCCTGGTTCTGGCTCCTGCTCACCGCCCTCACCTGA
- a CDS encoding TrmH family RNA methyltransferase codes for MVHIIEVDDPADPRVDDFRDLNSSDRRPDLPEGRGLVIAEGILVVQRLLASRFPLRALLGTERRMETLTEDLASVDAPFYLLSEQVMHDVVGFHLNRGVLASADRAPATDLGAVLQGARTVAVLEGVNDPENLGSMFRNAAGLGVDGVLFGSRCADPLYRRAVRVSMGHVLRVPFADVPNWPRGLDVLRTAGFQTIALTPEPGAVTLASAMTGEKVALLVGAEGPGLTEHAMRACDVRARIPMAPGTDSLNVSTAAAMAFYERVR; via the coding sequence GTGGTGCACATCATCGAGGTCGACGACCCGGCCGATCCCCGCGTGGACGACTTCCGCGACCTCAACTCCTCGGACCGCCGACCCGACCTCCCCGAGGGGCGCGGGCTCGTCATCGCCGAGGGCATCCTCGTGGTGCAGCGGCTGCTCGCCTCCCGCTTCCCGCTGCGTGCCCTGCTGGGCACCGAGCGACGGATGGAGACCCTCACCGAGGACCTCGCGAGCGTCGACGCGCCGTTCTACCTGCTCAGCGAGCAGGTGATGCACGACGTGGTGGGCTTCCACCTCAACCGCGGGGTGCTCGCCTCGGCCGACCGGGCCCCGGCGACGGACCTCGGGGCGGTGCTGCAGGGTGCGCGCACGGTGGCTGTGCTGGAGGGCGTGAACGACCCGGAGAACCTCGGGTCCATGTTCCGCAACGCCGCCGGGCTGGGCGTCGACGGGGTGCTCTTCGGCTCCCGCTGCGCCGACCCGTTGTACCGCCGGGCTGTCCGGGTGAGCATGGGACACGTGCTGCGCGTGCCGTTCGCCGACGTCCCCAACTGGCCCCGGGGCCTCGACGTGCTCCGCACCGCCGGCTTCCAGACCATCGCGCTGACCCCGGAGCCGGGGGCGGTGACCCTGGCGAGCGCGATGACCGGTGAGAAGGTGGCCCTGCTGGTCGGGGCGGAGGGGCCGGGGCTGACCGAGCACGCCATGCGGGCCTGCGACGTGCGGGCACGCATCCCGATGGCCCCGGGCACCGACTCGCTCAACGTCTCCACCGCGGCGGCGATGGCCTTCTACGAGCGCGTGCGGTGA